CAGCTGCTGGTGTTCCCTTGAGCAAACTCTCCTCCCGCCAATTTTCTGATGGCGAAATTCAAGTCAATATCGAAGAAAGTGTCCGTGGCTATGATGTCTTTATCATCCAGTCAACTAGCTATCCTGTTAATAATCACTTGATGGAACTTTTGATTATGGTGGATGCGTGTAAGCGTGCCAGTGCCAATTCTGTCAACGTTGTCATGCCGTATTTCGGCTATGCTCGCCAAGACCGCATTGCCCGCCAACGCGAACCTATCACCGCAAAATTAGTTGCAAATATGCTGGTTGAAGCAGGGGTCGATCGTGTTCTTTCGCTCGATTTACACGCTGTTCAGGTACAAGGTTTCTTTGATATTCCAGTCGACAATCTCTTTACAGTACCCCTTTTTGCCAAACATTACTGCGACAAAGGCTTGATGGGAGAAGAAGTCGTTGTCGTAAGTCCGAAAAATTCTGGTGTCAAGCGTGCCCGTAGCCTAGCAGAGTTGCTTGATGCTCCTATCGCCATCATCGATTATGCCCAAGACGATGCTCATCGTGATGAAGGCTATATCATTGGGGAAGTTGCTGGTAAGAAAGCAATTCTCATTGACGATATTTTAAATACTGGAAAAACCTTCTCAGAAGCAGCTAAAATCGTTGCGGCAGAAGGCGCGACAGAGATTTATGCCGTATCCAGCCACGGCTTATTTGTCGATGGGGCTGCAGAAAAGCTTGACCAAGCACCTATCAAGGAAATATTGGTGACGGACTCTGTCAAGACCCAGCAACAAACACCCAAAAATATTGCTTATATCACAGCTAGTGAGTTGATTGCAGATGCGATTATCCGGATTCACGAAAGAAAACCAGTCAGCCCACTATTTGCCTATACTAAAGGGTAAGGTGCCATTGTGGTTTACTTGGATAATGCAGCTACGACGCAAATGTCAAAAGGGGCTATTGCAGCTATGCTTGACGTGATGAATACAACTTTTGGAAATCCCTCTAGTACCCATCACTTTGGTCGTAGTGCCAACAAACAATTACGAGAAAGTCGGCAAATCATTGCCGACCTTTTAGAAACCAACCCTCAGCACATCTTTTTTACCTCTGGAGGAACCGAGAGCAACAATACCGTGCTAAAAGGCTATGCTCTTGCCCACAAACATCAAGGCAAGCATATTATTAGTACCGCCATTGAACACCATGCTGTCCTTGAGACCTTGGATTATTTAGTTGAGCACTTTGATTTTGAAGTGACTTATATACAGCCAGAAAATGGACAAATCACAGCTCAACAAATCAAAGACGCTTTGCGAGACGATACCATTTTGGTATCTACTATGTATGCCAATAATGAAACAGGGCTCCTCCTTCCTATCGAGGATATCGGCAAGCTTCTTGAGAATCATCCAGCTGCCTTTCATGTAGACGCTGTTCAGGCAATCGGTAAAATCCCTATTTATCCAGAAAAATTAGGGATTGATTTTCTCAGTGCTTCAGCCCATAAATTTCATGGACCAAAAGGCATTGGCTTTCTCTACGCACGACCTCTGGTCTTTGAAAAATTATTGCATGGAGGCAGTCAGGAAGAAAAAAGACGAGCTGGCACTGAAAACCTAGCTGCTATCGTAGGCATGGCAACAGCTTTACAGGAAAATTTGAACCAGGTAGAAGAGAATGTCACCCATGTCAACCAGCTCAAACAACAGCTTTTAGAAGAATTAGCAGGAATTGACTTCTATCTCAATGAAGACGGAGAACATCTTCCCTACGTTATCAATGTAGGTTTTCCAAAGCAAAATAAGGATCTACTACTGCTTCGGCTTGATTTAGCTGGTATCGCTGTCTCTACTGGTTCTGCTTGTACAGCAGGGGTCAGTGAGCCAAGCCATGTTTTGGCTGCCCTGTACGGATCCCAATCACCCCGATTAGCAGAATCCATCCGTATCAGCCTTTCAGAACAAACTACCAGCCAAGAAATAACTACACTAACTCAGACACTAAAAAATATCATAGGAGGGCACAATGGCATTTGAAACCACTATCCAACTCAAAGATTGTCCATTTATCTATCATCTAGGTGATAACGTTAAAAAATATACGCTCAAGGATACAACATTTTCAGAAACGAAGGTCGGAAACTACGAACTAAGCCGATTACTCGAAGAAATCCCCAACAGTGGTGAAGGATTTCTTTTGAAAATCATTATCAATAAAGATTTGACAGGTGTCAAAATCAATATCACCGATAAATCTGGCTTGCGTTTGGTCAATATCTTCAAGTCTGACCTTCATCACATTATCCAAACAAAATTTTACTTTTTGATGGATAGTCTGGTAGAGCGAGGAATCTTTACCAAGACAACTGTTTAAAGCAAGGGAGGACTTATGATTACCTTGACCTATATCGATGCTTACCAGACAGAACGAACTGTTCAATATGAAAATATGGATGCTTTTCTTCTGGCCCTATCTGGTTGTGTCACTATTCCCGATCACTATCAAGTGACATCTGTTACAGAAAATGGGGAAACGATTCCCTTCCAAGGACGCATTAGCGAGCTGTACCAAAGTATGTTCACTTTTCAAAAACAAGATACATGAAATGTAAGTATTCTATAGCAACATATATTAAAAAGGTTCCAAAGTTAAATTAACGCTGGAACTTTTTTATACTTTATTCTTGGATACTTATACTCATTTAATTTCAAAAATAGCCGCCAACATATATAAAAAAATTTTTTGTTATGAAATGAAATGGGCTAAGTAAGTCAAATAGGGTGCTTTTTCAGTAAATGAAAAAGACAGTGATAAAAAAGAGTTAGAAAACATCTAAAAAAGTCGCAAAATTGCTAACTTTGATTTTCATTGAGTATTACATCCAAACCACCTAATAAAGTAGCAAGATGCTAATTTTGATTGTAACCGTCCCATAACAAGGTGTATAGAAAAGTTCCAAAGTCTTGCTTGACTCTGGAACTTTTTCTATTTGCAGTTATTCTGAATTTTTTCAGCCCACGGTAAATAAGCCTCTAGAACTTCCTTTTTGGCGAGTGACTCCTCGTTTGGAAGATGTTCTAGAAGATAAGTGATGTATTTCTCTGAATCAAGACCATGCCTCTTAGCTGTTTCCAATAAACTCAGAATGATAGCTGTTGACTTGGCTCCCTCAAAACTTTGAGAAAACAGCCAATTTTTCCGTCCAATGACCAAGGACTTAATGGCCCGTTCTGCTACATTATTGGATAGAACCAAGCGACCATCTTGAAGAACTGCCTTGAATAGTTCCTCATACTTAAGGCTATACTCTATCGCACGACCAAGTTTTGACCCAGGTAAAATAGATTGATTGCGGCACCAGTCGAAGAACTCATCCATCAAAGGGGCTAACTCTGCCTGACGTTTATGTAGTCGCTCCTCGCTAGACAAATCTGCCCAGTCATTCTCCAAGGCAAATAGACGGTCGCAATAGGCTAATCCCTTGGCACCCAAGGAAGTCCTGTCTGCCTTTTTAGGAGTGGCCTCAAAAAACTTTCTTCTGACATGTGCCCAACAACCAACTAGCTGAGCTTTGTCTAACTGTCTATAGGCAGACCACATGTCACAATGGACATAGCCATTACAGTCTCTAAGAAACTCCTTCACAACCAAACCACTCCGTCGCTTATCATGATGATAGAGGGTAATTCCCTGTTCTTCATGCTTGCCAGACAGGAAGGTCCAATAATAGGTCAACTGGCTATCATTTTCCAAGACCCTGTAAGAAGTCTCATCCGCATGGAGAACAGGCTGTTCTAGTAATTTCTCGTGCAGAAGGTCATAAATCGGCTCGAAATAATACTGACTAGACTTGATGTGCCAGTTGGCGACTTCCTTCCGTGTGATTGGCAAGCCAAGCTTGTTCCAATCCTCTTCCTGGCGGTAGTTGGGGACCTTCAGATTGAACTTCTGATGAATGGTGTGGGCAATAATGGAGGCTGACCCCAAGCTATGGGCCAGAGGTGCCTTCGGAACAGGAGCCTTGATAATCTTATCGTTAAGATTCTTCTGGCTACATGCTTGACATTTATAGGCATGTTGGACATGGTCAATCCGCTTCAATTGTGCAGGGATGAAGACCAACTCTTGCCGTTGAACAGTTGAGCCAATCTCTGTCAACTGACCGTGACAGTCTGGACAAGTGCAGTCTTCGCCTTCTAGTTCATGATGAACCATCTCTGGAGTAAACTGACTGAAAACAGCCTGACGAACTCCCTTGGTTTTCTTGCGTTTGTAGGTGATGGTCTCTGTTTCAACTGGGTAAGTCAGCGTCTTCTTCAGGAAGTGGTTCTTCTTCAAAGAGACTTAGCTGACCAGGTCGATACACAACCTTTTCTGATGACTTGCCATAGAGCTTTTGTGTCAGATAAGCCACCTGTTCACGAAGGAGGGTCAACTCATTGGTCAGGTTATCAATTGTAGAAGCCTGTTGTTTAATAATGGCTAATAACTCTTCCATAGTTTTGCCCTCCAGTTTTCTTTATTATACCGAAAAGAAAGCCATGATTTCAATAGAAATCACGACTTTTTGTAGATTTTATTTTAGGACTTATCGAAAATCCCTTCATCAGCCAGTCTACTTGCTCGGAAGTTAGGGCTTTTACCTCATGTTCATCATTAGGCCAAGTGAGTTTGCCATTTTCAAATCGCTTGTAAAGCAACCAGAAACCTTGTCCATCCCAGTAAAGAGCTTTGAACCGGTCTTTGCGACCACCACAGAAAAGAAAAACTTGACCAGAAAAGGAATCTAATTCAAATTGACGTTTAACAAGATAAGCCAGCGAATCAATCCCCTGTCTCATATCGGTTTTGCCACAAACCAGATAGACCTGCCCTAAATCACTGAGTCGGATGCTCATAAGCAAGTACCTTATCTAAAATAGTTTCCAGTGTTTCTTGATGAAGAGATTGGAACAAGCTTAGTTCAACTTTTCCAATACGCATTTTCATTACCAGATCATTTCTGGATTTATGAGGAAATCGACGAGATTGTGGTGTTTTCAAGGGAACAATAGGTTGTGACATCAAAATAGCCTCCAGTTCTGTTTTCTGATAACAGTATACTAGAGGCGTGGAAAATATCATAGACACCTCGTTATGGGGCGGTTACGAACTTTTCTATTTGCAGTTATTCTGAATTCGTTCAGCCCACGGTAAATAAGCCTCTAGAACCTCCTTTTTTGCGAGTGTCTCCTCGTTTGGAAGATGTTCTAGAAGATAAGTCATATATTTCTCTGAAT
The window above is part of the Streptococcus himalayensis genome. Proteins encoded here:
- the tnpB gene encoding IS66 family insertion sequence element accessory protein TnpB (TnpB, as the term is used for proteins encoded by IS66 family insertion elements, is considered an accessory protein, since TnpC, encoded by a neighboring gene, is a DDE family transposase.), with amino-acid sequence MSIRLSDLGQVYLVCGKTDMRQGIDSLAYLVKRQFELDSFSGQVFLFCGGRKDRFKALYWDGQGFWLLYKRFENGKLTWPNDEHEVKALTSEQVDWLMKGFSISPKIKSTKSRDFY
- a CDS encoding DUF1831 domain-containing protein, which gives rise to MAFETTIQLKDCPFIYHLGDNVKKYTLKDTTFSETKVGNYELSRLLEEIPNSGEGFLLKIIINKDLTGVKINITDKSGLRLVNIFKSDLHHIIQTKFYFLMDSLVERGIFTKTTV
- a CDS encoding IS66-like element short variant transposase; translated protein: MKKNHFLKKTLTYPVETETITYKRKKTKGVRQAVFSQFTPEMVHHELEGEDCTCPDCHGQLTEIGSTVQRQELVFIPAQLKRIDHVQHAYKCQACSQKNLNDKIIKAPVPKAPLAHSLGSASIIAHTIHQKFNLKVPNYRQEEDWNKLGLPITRKEVANWHIKSSQYYFEPIYDLLHEKLLEQPVLHADETSYRVLENDSQLTYYWTFLSGKHEEQGITLYHHDKRRSGLVVKEFLRDCNGYVHCDMWSAYRQLDKAQLVGCWAHVRRKFFEATPKKADRTSLGAKGLAYCDRLFALENDWADLSSEERLHKRQAELAPLMDEFFDWCRNQSILPGSKLGRAIEYSLKYEELFKAVLQDGRLVLSNNVAERAIKSLVIGRKNWLFSQSFEGAKSTAIILSLLETAKRHGLDSEKYITYLLEHLPNEESLAKKEVLEAYLPWAEKIQNNCK
- a CDS encoding cysteine desulfurase family protein gives rise to the protein MVYLDNAATTQMSKGAIAAMLDVMNTTFGNPSSTHHFGRSANKQLRESRQIIADLLETNPQHIFFTSGGTESNNTVLKGYALAHKHQGKHIISTAIEHHAVLETLDYLVEHFDFEVTYIQPENGQITAQQIKDALRDDTILVSTMYANNETGLLLPIEDIGKLLENHPAAFHVDAVQAIGKIPIYPEKLGIDFLSASAHKFHGPKGIGFLYARPLVFEKLLHGGSQEEKRRAGTENLAAIVGMATALQENLNQVEENVTHVNQLKQQLLEELAGIDFYLNEDGEHLPYVINVGFPKQNKDLLLLRLDLAGIAVSTGSACTAGVSEPSHVLAALYGSQSPRLAESIRISLSEQTTSQEITTLTQTLKNIIGGHNGI
- a CDS encoding DUF4649 family protein, producing MITLTYIDAYQTERTVQYENMDAFLLALSGCVTIPDHYQVTSVTENGETIPFQGRISELYQSMFTFQKQDT
- a CDS encoding IS66 family transposase → MEELLAIIKQQASTIDNLTNELTLLREQVAYLTQKLYGKSSEKVVYRPGQLSLFEEEPLPEEDADLPS
- a CDS encoding ribose-phosphate diphosphokinase, with the translated sequence MPVKAPIKLFSLNSNPEIAEKIAAAAGVPLSKLSSRQFSDGEIQVNIEESVRGYDVFIIQSTSYPVNNHLMELLIMVDACKRASANSVNVVMPYFGYARQDRIARQREPITAKLVANMLVEAGVDRVLSLDLHAVQVQGFFDIPVDNLFTVPLFAKHYCDKGLMGEEVVVVSPKNSGVKRARSLAELLDAPIAIIDYAQDDAHRDEGYIIGEVAGKKAILIDDILNTGKTFSEAAKIVAAEGATEIYAVSSHGLFVDGAAEKLDQAPIKEILVTDSVKTQQQTPKNIAYITASELIADAIIRIHERKPVSPLFAYTKG